GTTCGCGCTGCGCCAGAGCGCCTCGGCGCCGACGCTCCCCTCCGGCTACCCGGCCGGCTCGGTGTGGTGGACCTACTCGGTGGACAATGTCGGCGCCGGCACGACCTTCGACGACGCCTGCTACCAGGCCACGCCGACCAAGGGCTCGACCTGGGGCGAGATCAAGTCGATCTACCGTTAGTCGAACTTTCCAGCGTCATCGTCGTGGCCATCCTCGTTCACGAGGGTGGCCGCCTCGTTTTGAGACGGTCGGCCGGTCGCCGCCGCTCTCACCCTAAAATTACCCTCGCTCTGTTAAGCGATTGGGCTGTCTCGCGGAGGGGCCGATCATTCCGACTCGGCCCACCGGTCTTCACGCTTTGGTCAACCGATTGAGTGCGTGTCACTTGACCCATGATCGGTGCCCGGCGGGAAATTTCCCGAGCCCCGGCCGGGCATTTGCTTATCGCAATGCGTGAGGGCGGCCCGCTCCTCGCCCCTCTCCGGTCCGGAAGTCTCAAGGCACTACTCTCGACAGCTCAGCGGAGGTCCGCCATGGCGCGCCCCATTCGGCCAAGTCTCCTGCGCGGCCGCAAGGCCGGCCGAGCCTTGCGCGCGAGCGCGGCCGCCCCGGCGATTTCGGCCGAGCGGATTCGCGCCGACGTGCCTCCGGCGGCCACCGTCAACACGCTGCCGGCCGAAGTGACGCGCCAGGCCCAGCGCGAAATGGACCGGCTGCGGCGACTTCCTCCCGGAACGCCGGAAGCGGGCCAGGTGCGCGCCTATCTCCAGTGGCTCTGGGGCCTGCCCTGGGAGCGGAGCGCTCCCGAAGACGCCGACCTTCGCAAGGTTCAGCGCGTGCTGGCTCGCGAGCCGCTCGCGCTCGACAAGGCCAAGCAGCGCGTCGTCGAGTACCTGGCGGTCCGCCAGCTCAAGCCCGATCTGCCCGGCCCGGCGATCTGTCTGGTCGGACCTCCGGGCACCGGCAAGTCCACGCTCGGCGCGATCGTCGCCCAGGCGCTCGGCCGGCCGTTCGTCCGCATCAGCGTCTCGGGCACCAGCGACGCCAGCGAGCTGGTCGGTGTGAGTCGTTCGCTGCCCGGCGCGCAACCCGGGAAGATCGTGCAGGCGGTCCGCGAAGCCGGCGCCCGCAACCCGGTGCTGATGATCGACGGCGTGGATCGATTGATCGGCGAGGGCGGCCTCGGCGTCACCGAGGTGCTTCTCGAGCTGCTCGATCCGGATTCGAGCGCGCATTTTGCCGATCAGTACATCGGGCTGCCGATCGATCTCTCGCACACGATGCTGCTGTTGTGCGCGAACACGATCGAGATGGTGCCGGATCCGCTGCTCGAGCGGCTCGAAGTCATCGAGATCCCGGGCTATAGCGAGGAGGAGAAGCTCACCATCGCCCGCCGGTTCCTGCTTCCGCGCGCGCTCAAGGATCATGGCCTCACCGCTCGCGACCTGGAGATCGGCGACGAGACCTTCCGCGCGATGGTGCGCCACTACACCCTGGAGGCCGGCGTACGCGGGCTGTCCCGCCAGATCGCCACCGTCTGCCGCAAGGTCGCGCACGCGCGCGCCACCGGCACCCGCCGCAAGCACGTGGTTTCGCCCGAGACGCTCGAGACCTATCTCGGCCATCGGCTCTACACCCCGGAAGTGGTCGGCAAGCACGACGAGGTCGGCGTCGCCGCCGGGCTCGCCTGGACCGCCGCCGGCGGCGAAGTCCTGATCGTCGAGGCGCTCAAGATGCCGGGCGCGGGGCGCGTGGTCACCACCGGTCAGCTCGGCGAGGTGATGAAGGAATCGGTGCAGGCGGCGCACTCGTACGTGCGCTCTCGCGCCGACGTCCTCGAGATCGACCCCGAGGCGTTTTCGGCCTTCGACATCCACGTCCACTTTCCGGCCGCCGGTGTGCCCAAGGATGGCCCTTCGGCGGGGATCACGGTGGGCCTGGTGATCGCTTCGGTGCTGAGCGAGCGGCCGATCCGCCACGACGTGGCGATGAGCGGCGAGGTGAGCCTGCGAGGCCGCGTGCTGCAGGTGGGCGGCCTGCGGGAAAAGGCGCTGGCGGCCTATCGCGCCGGCTTCAAGACCATGCTGTTCCCGGCCGTCAACCTCAAGGATCTCGATGAGGTGCCGGCCGATGTGCGCGAGCGCCTCGAGTTGATCCCGGTCGACACCATGGACGAGGTCTTCGCGATCGCTCTGCATCGAGTGATCGTGCCGCAGCGCATCGGGGGGAACTTCGTGATCGAGGTCGACTCGGACGTATCGTCCGAGAGCGAGTCGGCCGAGGACCGGTCCGAATCGCGCGCCGCCCGCGGCCCGAATCGCGAGAACCGTTAGGCGCGCGGTCGCGCCACCCGTGGCCGGTCAGCGCGCGCCGGGCTCGCTGTCCTCCACGTCTTCATCGCGCACCACGCCGCCGCTTTCCAGCGCGCTCAGATAGTCGGCGATCAGGGCGCGGGCTTCACTGGCCTCGGCGTGCGCGACCATAATCTCGCCCCATGCCGACGTGGACCAGTCGCGCCGCACCGAGCCGTAGCCCGGCAGCGTCGCGCTCCTCAGCACCGCAGCAATTCCGTGATTCTCGAGCATGCCGCAGAGCAGCGCGCCCGCCGCGGCATCGGGCACGCGATGAATCGCCTCGGGCTCGCCGGGCTCGCCCTCCACCGGAGGCTCGGAACTCAGTACCACGCGACAGCGCGGGCAGGCGACCACCGCCGGCGGGTACGCGGTGTGACACTCCGGACACCAGCCCATGTTTCGCCTCAGCTCCTCGCGCCCGCCGAGGCGGTCACGTGCTCGCGCAGCCGCCTCGCCGCCTCGATCACGTCCTCGCGGCGGGTCGCGGTCGAGATCCGCACCCAGTCGGCGTAGTCGGCGCCGAACGCGGTGCCCGGCAGCACCGCGACCCCGATTCCCAGCCATTCGCGTACCAGATCCCACACGTCGCGTCCGGCGCGCGCCCCCGAGATGTTCGCGAACGCGTAGAACGCGCCCCTGGGCTTTGGCACCACGATCGCACTCTGGCCGGCGAGTCCCGCGAGCAACAGGTCCCGCCGCTCCTGATAGGCGCGCCGCATGGTTTCTACCGCGTCCTGCGGTCCTTGCACGGCGGCCAGCGCCGCGCGCTGAACCGAGGGGAAGACGCCATGCGTGGTGTAGAACGAGAGCATCGGCCCCATCACGGGCCGGAGCGGCGGCGGCGATACCACGTAACCCACGCGCCAGCCGGTCATCGCGTAGCTCTTCGAGAACGTGTAGACGCTCACCGTACGCTCGGCCATTCCGGGAAGCGACGCGAGGCTCACGTGGCGCGCGCCGTCGAACAACAGATGCTCGTAGGCCTCGTCGCTCACCACCCAGAGGTCGCGCTCGCGCGCTACTTCGGCCACCGCCGACAGCATTGCCGCCGACAGCACCACGCCGGTCGGATTGTTGGGCGTGTTGAGGTAGATCCCGCGCGTCTCCGGCTTCAACGCGGCGCGCAGGCGCGCGGCGAGCCCGGCCGGCTCTTCCGGTCCCGACGGAAGCTCGAGATACGCGGGAAAGGTGCGCATGCGCGCGCCATGGGCCATGGCCACCAGCTTTGGAATCGCCATCCAGTGCGGAGAGAACACCAGCAGCTCGTCGCCCGGCGCGAGCAGCGCCTGGAATGCGATGAACAGGCCGTGAGTGCCGCCGAGCGTCATCACGATGTCGTCCGGTTCGCACGCGATCCCGTTTTCGCGACGCAACTTGTCGACCAGCGCCTCGCGCAGCGCGAGCGTCCCGCGAGCGTCCGGGTAGTGGGTTTCGCCGTCGCGAGCCGCGCGAGCCAGCGCTTCGACGATGTGCGGCGGGGTGTCGAAATCGGGCTCGCCGCGCTCGAGATGGAAAACGCGCTCGCCGGCCTGTTCGCGCGCGCGGGCCTCGCTCATCACGCGTCCGAGCTCGGACGTCATTCGCACCAGCGGGCGATCAGCGATCAATTGAGGCATTCGAGGCTCCGGTCCAGGGGGCAGGAACGAGCTTGGCGTCCTTACTCTAACACGCGCCACGACCCGTGCATTCCGCATCGCCGACCGGGCACAGCGCTTGCCTTCACCGGTGGACCACTGACGAACCACTCGGATGGGGGGAACCGCATCGTGTCCAAATTCGACCTCCGCGACATCTCGGATCGACTCACGGCCTCCCGCAGCACCGAGGCCGTCGTCTTCGAGTTCCTCGGCTATCTGCAGGCGCTGCGCAGCGATTGGAGCGCCACTCTCGCGTTCTACGAGGTGAGCCGCGACGCCCTGGTGTGCGTCTACGAGCGCCAGCGCAATCGGCTGATCCGGAAGGACATCCTGCAGCCCGTCGACCGGCTGCCGGCGCGGCTCGTGCGAAAGTTCTTCCACCCCAGTGCATTTTTCAATCACGCCGACCGTCGCACTCTGCTCTCTCAGCTGTTCCACACCGCCCCCAGCTACGAACCCGATCCCACCGAGGTCCCGATGCTGAGCGGCCTGCTGGCGCACGGCCACCACGTGAGCGTGCTCTGCCTGCCGCTGACCGACCACGAAGACATGCTCGGGATGCTCATGATCTCGAGCGACCGGCGGAACGCGTTCGGGGGACGCACCGTCTCCGAGATTCTTCCGGTCAAGAGCCTGGCGGCGCTCGCGCTCAGCCAGCATCTCCATCGCGCCGCTCGCGACAACGGGACTCCGGCGCCCGACGCCGAGGTTCATTCGGAGGCCGCGCACCAGTTCCAGGCTCACATTCAGCACCTCACCAGCAAGGCGGCCTCGCTCGAGGCCGAGAACCAGAGCAAGAGCCAGCAGCTCGACGCGCTCGCGGGCGAGATCGAGAAGCTCGACAAGAGCTCGAGCCAGTACCGGCAGGAGCTCGAGCGCGTGAAGGGCCAGCTGTTCGCGCTCGAGGAGCAGTCGGCGGCGGCCACGCAGCACCTGACCGAGGCCTATTCCGAGCTGAGCTCCACCCGGCTGCGCGCGCAGGAGCAGCATCTCACCATCGGCTTCCTGAAGGACGTCTTCCAGGTGCTCGCTCAGCAGCACGATCAGCAGGAGTTCTCGCGAACGCTGGTGACATGGTTCTGCGAGCACTTCGGCGTCGAGCGCTGCAGCCTGATGCTGCTCGACGATTCTCGAGAGACGCTCCACATCGCTGCACACCGCGGCATCGCCGCCGAAGTCGCGGACCAGGTTCGGGTGCGCATCGGCCAGGGCGTGGCCGGCTGGGTCGCGCACAATCGCAAGCCGTTGTTCGTGAGAGTGAAGGACGATGCTCACGAGGTGGGTCACACCGGCCACGAGGCCTACAATTCGGACTCGTTCATCTGCGTGCCCCTGATCTACAACGGGCGCGTCTGCGGCGTGCTCAACCTGAGCAACAAGCGCGACGGCGAGGCCTTCGAGGAAGTGGACCTCGACCGCGCCAGCATGGCGGGCGCGCTGCTGGCCATGACGCTCGGTCAGCTCGAGTCCGCGCGGCGCTCGGCGTCGTGGGCCTGACCGCGGTCCGCTAGCGCCTCGCCTTCGCGCTCGCCTGCCGGCGGCGCGCGTGCGCCTCGAGCCGCTTGGTCTGCGCTCGAAACTCGTCGAGCGCCTGCCGGTGCGCTTCGAATGCGATCGCCGTGGGCAGCTTGGCCAGCGGATAGAAGCGCGCGGCGGTCGCGTCGTCGCCCGGCTCGAGCTCGCCTCCCGCACGGTCCGCGGTGTAGAGGATGAGGATCGCGCGTACCCGCGGGTCGTCGAACCCGGCGTAGACGCCGAATAGTCCGGTAAGCGTGGCGCTGAGACCGGTCTCTTCCCTGAGCTCGCGCACCGCGGTGTGCTCCGGGGTCTCGCCGGCCTCCATGAATCCGGCCGGCAGACACCAGGTGCCGGCCCGGGGCGCGAACTTGCGC
This genomic stretch from Candidatus Sulfotelmatobacter sp. harbors:
- a CDS encoding GAF domain-containing protein; the protein is MSKFDLRDISDRLTASRSTEAVVFEFLGYLQALRSDWSATLAFYEVSRDALVCVYERQRNRLIRKDILQPVDRLPARLVRKFFHPSAFFNHADRRTLLSQLFHTAPSYEPDPTEVPMLSGLLAHGHHVSVLCLPLTDHEDMLGMLMISSDRRNAFGGRTVSEILPVKSLAALALSQHLHRAARDNGTPAPDAEVHSEAAHQFQAHIQHLTSKAASLEAENQSKSQQLDALAGEIEKLDKSSSQYRQELERVKGQLFALEEQSAAATQHLTEAYSELSSTRLRAQEQHLTIGFLKDVFQVLAQQHDQQEFSRTLVTWFCEHFGVERCSLMLLDDSRETLHIAAHRGIAAEVADQVRVRIGQGVAGWVAHNRKPLFVRVKDDAHEVGHTGHEAYNSDSFICVPLIYNGRVCGVLNLSNKRDGEAFEEVDLDRASMAGALLAMTLGQLESARRSASWA
- a CDS encoding aminotransferase class I/II-fold pyridoxal phosphate-dependent enzyme — translated: MPQLIADRPLVRMTSELGRVMSEARAREQAGERVFHLERGEPDFDTPPHIVEALARAARDGETHYPDARGTLALREALVDKLRRENGIACEPDDIVMTLGGTHGLFIAFQALLAPGDELLVFSPHWMAIPKLVAMAHGARMRTFPAYLELPSGPEEPAGLAARLRAALKPETRGIYLNTPNNPTGVVLSAAMLSAVAEVARERDLWVVSDEAYEHLLFDGARHVSLASLPGMAERTVSVYTFSKSYAMTGWRVGYVVSPPPLRPVMGPMLSFYTTHGVFPSVQRAALAAVQGPQDAVETMRRAYQERRDLLLAGLAGQSAIVVPKPRGAFYAFANISGARAGRDVWDLVREWLGIGVAVLPGTAFGADYADWVRISTATRREDVIEAARRLREHVTASAGARS
- a CDS encoding NUDIX hydrolase; translation: MTLSTENMRFCPRCATPLEDRDDHGTARPTCPRCGFIHYRNPVPAAGVILTEGASVLLVKRKFAPRAGTWCLPAGFMEAGETPEHTAVRELREETGLSATLTGLFGVYAGFDDPRVRAILILYTADRAGGELEPGDDATAARFYPLAKLPTAIAFEAHRQALDEFRAQTKRLEAHARRRQASAKARR
- a CDS encoding S16 family serine protease — its product is MARPIRPSLLRGRKAGRALRASAAAPAISAERIRADVPPAATVNTLPAEVTRQAQREMDRLRRLPPGTPEAGQVRAYLQWLWGLPWERSAPEDADLRKVQRVLAREPLALDKAKQRVVEYLAVRQLKPDLPGPAICLVGPPGTGKSTLGAIVAQALGRPFVRISVSGTSDASELVGVSRSLPGAQPGKIVQAVREAGARNPVLMIDGVDRLIGEGGLGVTEVLLELLDPDSSAHFADQYIGLPIDLSHTMLLLCANTIEMVPDPLLERLEVIEIPGYSEEEKLTIARRFLLPRALKDHGLTARDLEIGDETFRAMVRHYTLEAGVRGLSRQIATVCRKVAHARATGTRRKHVVSPETLETYLGHRLYTPEVVGKHDEVGVAAGLAWTAAGGEVLIVEALKMPGAGRVVTTGQLGEVMKESVQAAHSYVRSRADVLEIDPEAFSAFDIHVHFPAAGVPKDGPSAGITVGLVIASVLSERPIRHDVAMSGEVSLRGRVLQVGGLREKALAAYRAGFKTMLFPAVNLKDLDEVPADVRERLELIPVDTMDEVFAIALHRVIVPQRIGGNFVIEVDSDVSSESESAEDRSESRAARGPNRENR